The following is a genomic window from Coriobacteriia bacterium.
CTGTCTATGTCTGGACCGCGTGACGACTCTCTCCTGCTCGATGATGTCGTCGACGCGGCGGAGCGACTAATCTCCTTGGGCTCGCGGGTCCCACGAGGGTGGTTGGGCCAAGACCGCGACGTGAACGAGATGATCCTGTGGAACGTTGTGGTTCTGGGCGAGGCCACCAAACGCATGCGCGAGCAGACGCGTCTCAGGTTCTCTGACGTTCCTTGGGAGTTGCTTGCTCGCACACGCGACCGGATCGTCCACCACTACGAGGGTGTGGACTGGCACATCATGACGCTGATTGCCTGCGACGAAATCCCCGGTCTGCTACCGCGCCTCATAGAGATCCGCGACACCGTCCGGACTGAGTTCGACGCCCAGGAACCAGCCCGCTGACGCCTCACCCTCTCATTCCGCGCCACGGGAGTGCGGTTCGCGCGTACTCGCGGGTGCTACCATCGTGCCTCCCCCTCCCGAAGGAGCCGCGTGAGTCGCCGCAAGCACAGCGCCAAGGCCGGAGTCATCGACGTCGCCCCGATTCTCATCGGGATAGTGCCGTTCGGCCTCGTGGCGGGCGCGGCGGTCATCCATGCCGGCATGGGAGTCACCGAGGCCATGGCCATGTCGCTCTTCGTGAACGCTGGCGCCTCACAGATCGTGGCGACGACCATCTTCGACGCGGGCGCCCCGCTATGGGTGGCGCTGGCGACAGCGCTCATCGTCAACGCGCGCATGTTCATCTACTCCACGTCGATCGCGCCGGTCTTTGCCGACACACCGGCGTGGCTTCGGCCGATTCTCGGCCACATGCTGGTGGACCAGAACTACGCCTCGACCATGACGAAGGGGCGCCTGCGTGACGACATCGATGCCGTGCCGTACTACGTCGGCGCGTGGATCGCGCTGGCCTCTGTTTGGCAGGTCTCGAACCTCGCAGGTGCGCTGCTCGGCCCGCTGGTGCCGCCGGAGTGGGGTCTGGAGTTCGCCGTGCCGCTCGTCTTCCTCGCCATGCTCGCGCCGGCGCTCAAGGACCGCACCTCGGTGGGCGTTGCCGTCGTGACGGCGGTCGCGGCCGCGGTCCTCGTGCCGCTCTTGCCGCTGCAGCTGGGACTTGTCGCAGCACTGCTCGCCGGGATGGGGTACGGCGCATGGCGCGACATCGTCAAGGACGGTGACGGCAAGTGACCGCGACCGCGCAGTTCTGGGTGCTGATCGTCGTGCTGGCCGTCGGCACTTGGGCGATGCGCAGCCTGCCGATCATGCTGCATGGCCGAGTGCCGCACCCGCCGTGGCTCGAGCGGCTGCTCAAGCACGTCCCGGTGGCCGCGCTGACGGCGCTCGTTGTGCCGGGCGCTCTGTACGTGAAGGATGCCGCAGGGGCGTACGCGTTTTCACCGGCTCGCACGGTGGCCGCCGTGGTGGCGCTACTGGTGGCGCTGAAGACCAAGAATGTGCTCGCCACTCTGGTCGTGGGGATGGGCGTCATGTGGGCGATGCAAGCGGCGCTGGGCGGCGGGTAGGGCCGCAGCGTCAGCGGTTCCACAATCCGCTGGTCGGCACAGCCCAGAGTCGATCCCCGAAAGGTACCAGCGCCTCTCCGTCGTGTAGCACGATGCCGCAGGCGAAGCGCGACCCCAGCGCATCTCGAAGTCGCCGGAGCCCGCGAAAGTCGCTGTCCCTCACGGTCCATGCCGCTTTGACCTCGACGCCAACCAGTCGCGCGCCGCGCTCTAGTACCACGTCCACCTCGTACCCGTCCTTGTCTCTCCAGTGAGAGAACCTAGTGGGCTCATCATCGAAGCTTGCCATACGCATCAGCTCATTGGCGACGAAGCTCTCGAGTATCCGCCCGTACCGGGATCGGTCATCCGCCAGCTCAGGGACTCCCATTCCCAGGGCCGAGGTCACGATACCGGTGTCGGCCACGTGAAGCTTCGGCGCCTTGATCAGTCGCTTCATCGTGCTGGAGTGCCATGCCGGGGTTTCGACCACTGCAAACACGCGCTCAAGAAGGGTGACATACTCGCGAATGGTCGGGCGGCTGACTGAGAACGGACCTGCCAACTCGGTGATGTTGAGCAGACAGGCCGTGTGTCCTGCGAGAAGCTCGATGAGTCTGGGCAGGACATCGAGGGAGCGAACGCGAGCCAGATCGCGAACATCTCGCTGCACGATCGCGTCGATGTACTCTCGGTACCATGCGGCGCGTCTCGGCGCAGACTTCCTGGCTAGCGCCGGTGGGAAGCCTCCGGCGACGATCAACTCCGGGAGCGACTCCCTCTCGACGCGCGGCACGGCCGCGAAGCCGTCATGGAAGGCCGCTGCCAAGAAGCCCGATCGAACACCGCGCAACTCGCACTGCGCAAGTGGATGAAGTCGAACCGTCTCCATCCTCCCCGCGAGTGACTCTGTCATCGTTGGCACCAAGAGGACATTGGCCGAACCCGTGAGCAGGAATCGCCCCTCCGTCCGCTCGCGGTCAATGGCGAACTTGAGCGCTGGAAACACCTGCGGTACCCGCTGAACCTCGTCGAGAATCACTCTGTCCGGCAGGCGGCTGACGAAGCCCATTGGGTCTGCGTCGGCAGCGCGGCGCACGGTGTCGTCATCAAAGGTGACGTACTCGTGCCCGAGATCAGCCCCGATCGCGCGCGCCAACGTCGTCTTGCCGCACTGGCGCGGACCATGAATCAGTACCGCGGGCGTGTCAGCAAGCGCATCCTGAACGCGGTCGCGGGCGAAACGCGGGTACAATGTTCCTTCGCTACTCACCGTCCGATTGTAGGTTCAAGCACCGGCTGATCGCAAGTTTGACTACCGGCTGATTGCAGGACAACAGCTCAGAGGCCTCGCGGCACCGCGGCTGGTTCCTCGCTACACGAGCCCCAAGCGGCGCCATACGCCGGCGGAGATGCCGAACGACGGCAGGTACCACACGAGCCCGCCGATGATGTAGATCACGAGATCCTTGCGAACGAGATCGGCGATCTCCCCAAGTCGTCCCACCTGAAACACGCTCACATAGACCACGACCGCCGCCAGTGCCAGCGCTGCCAGCATCGCGAGCGCCTGGAACATGGAACGAGCGTCGATAGGCCGGCGCAACCGCCTGACGATGCCCACAACCAGCGGCGAGACGAGCGCCACAAGAATCGCTCCGGCAACCGGCGTGGCGATGGCCCTGTGCTCCGGAGCCAAGAATGCGTTCACGGGCAGGAGCAGAAACGTGCTCAGAAACATCACGGTCACGCCGCTGATCACGATGAGGGGCGTGAGAATCAAGATACGCAGCGCAACCGTCTTGAACGGATCGCGGCTGTCGGTGAAGAACGTGAGCGCGATGCCCAACAAGAACGGGACGGTCACAAGCGAAACGTACGAGAACGTGTACGTGCGAAACGGCAGCTGGGCGATCGCGAGCACCCCGGGCACCAGGAACAGCAGCATGAAGGCATACGAAACAGCGTAGGTGTCGAGGACTCGGGGGGCCTCATCGTCTGGCTTCATCGTGACTTCGGTCTCATCCACGGGCATCTCCGCACTGTGCGCGCCGGGCTGTCATGGCACATCATGATGGCGAGGAGCCTGCCTCGAACATGACTTCAGTCAAGTGGCTCAGGTTTCGGCATGCTCGCTCACATGAGCTCACGCCGCCCGCCGAAGCCTGGACCCCATCCCCCGGGGCGAAGCCACTCGCGCGACCGACCGCCGTTCACCGAGCAGCAGGTCATAGTTGTTACATTCGGTTACATTGGCTATCTGCTTGCGTACACTTGACAGTGTGACGCAGTATCCCACCCGGTGGGGCACCCAGCCCAGGAGGCACTCTGATGGCACATGTACGCTCGCTCTTCTTCGACGGTCCCCTCACCGAGGTCGAGGACAAGGCGCAGTTGGCCGTCCAGCTCGGCCGACCCAGTGAGGTCATCTGGAACATCACCAACCGCTGCAACCTGCTGTGCGACCACTGCTACATGGCCGCCACCGGGCACGCGGCGCCTGAGCAGCTCACCGATGAAGAGGCCATCGCGATAGTCGACCAGATGGTCGACTCGGGCGTGCCGGTCCTGTTCATGAGCGGCGGCGAGCCGATGATGCGCAAGAACTTCTGGGAAATCCTCGAGCACGCGCGCGCGGGAAACATGCATGTCGTCGTCTCCACCAACGCCACGCTGATCGATCGCGAGGCGGCCAAGCGGCTCAAGACCCTCGGTGTGGACTGGATCGCGACCTCGCTCTACGGTCCTCCGCCCTTCCACGACAAGATGGTCGGCGTTCCCGGGACCCACGCCAAGGTCGTCGAGGCCATCAAGATCCTGCGCGAGGAAGGCGTCGGCGTCGCGCTCAAGAGCGCCGTCTCGAAAGACACTCTCCCCTTCATCCCCCACATCATCGCCAAGGCCAAGGAGCTCGACTGCGGCCTCATCTACCTGTGCGATCTCATCACGAGCGGACGCAGCGAGGGCGAAGAGGACGCGCGTGTAAGCGTTGCGCAGTGGAAGGTGATCGCCGAGGGAATCGTCGACGACATGATCGACCCTGACGTGACGCTCGAGTACGACATCGGCGCGCTGCCGTCGATGATCCCCTATCTGGCCCAGCGTTTCGAAGCCCGCGGCATGGACGTGACCAAGGGTCTTGAGCGCCTCAAGATCATCTCGGCGTGCCCCGTCGGCAAGGGTCACATGAACATCAACTCCGAGGGCGGCATCATGCCCTGCCAGTTCGCACAGGATTGGGTGATCGGCAACATCCGCGAGATGACACTGGCCGACGCGGTCAAGGAGCTGTTCGTCTTCGACGCAGCGGACGCCAAGGGCTGGTGTTCTGACGATGAGTGCGAGTACTCCCGCATCTGTCGTGGCTGCCGCACGAAGGCGTTCCACGAGTTCGGCGATCCGCTGGGTGTGGACACCACGTGCATCCTGAAGAGCCGCGACTCCGGTGAGGTGGAGGCGCCTCAGGACTTCGATCCCAGCCAGTCACCCGCTTCCCCCTGCTGCGCCCCGGGCGCCTGCGGCTGACGCTCGCCGCCTGTCTGGTGCTCGCGCTCATGGCGGGCGGTTTAGTGGCGTGCGAGTGATGCGGGGATGTCTTTCGCTGACGCCTATCTGCGCACGCGCTACAATGCGCCCGCACCAAGGATTCCCCCGACAAAGGATACTTGCAATGGCGCTTTTCATGCGGACCGATAAGGATCCTGAGGGCACCGCCGTACGAGTTGAGGCAGGCCTCAAGCACAAGGATGGAACGTGCTTCCTCGTGCTGCATCGACTACCGCCGGAGTACGCGAAGCCGCCGACGTTCGTCGTGCGCCTGTCCGGCGAGCGCATGGAGGTGCGCGGCAGCGGCCAGTCGCAGGCCTACTTCAAGGCATTCGCCTACCAGAAGTTCTCTGCGAAGGAGCTCAAGCTTCTAGTCGGAGCGCGCGAGGGGGAAGACCACCTCCCGTTCTTCAACTTCAGCTACCCGACCGTGATCCGCGTCTTGGGGAAGTCGTACTACAAGATGCGGACGGAAGAACTCCGGCCGCTTGTCGAGGAACGGACCTGGAAGCTCGTCGCGACCACGGAGTAGGGCCGCATATCGCGGCAGACTCGCCCTCGAAGATATCTTCCGGTGACCGGTACGGCGCCACCCGATCGCGTAACCACGCTCAGGTGCCCGCTCCCCTCGAGCTGACACCGAGGGCGTCGGCCGCCTCGACCGCCCACGCTCTTATCGCATCCCAGTCGCGATAATCCCCCGCCGCCATGGCACCATTCGGGTCGGCGGCCGCGCGGTTGAAGGGGAACGACAGCCGCTCGGGGATGATGGCGCCGGCGAACTTGGCCACAATCACCGGTTTCACCGCTTCGACAAGCGGGGCGATGAACTTCGTTGCCTCGGCCTCGGCCTCCGGCGTGTCATCCTTGGGGGCCAGGCCCACCGAGAAGACCGCCACCCGCTTCGAGGTGAGCTCGGAACGGCGCGAACTGACGAACCGTCGCATCTCGCCCAGGGGCTTGAACATGCGGATGGCGGTCCCCAGAACGACCGCGTCGTATCCGGCGAGCTTCGGCGCCTTCGACGCTCGCACCACGTCGACCTCGGCACCCGCCTCGCGAATGATCTTCGCCACTTCCTCGGCTATTTCGCCGCATGTCCCACACTTGGTCGCGTAGACCACGAGAACCTTCGCCACGAAGAACCTCCTCGGTCGGATTCGCCGATACGTCGGGGCGGCTCGCCTGCGCCCTGCACACGGGCTTCTACCCTAGCGGAGTGAAGGCACAACGCGAAGAGGGCCACCCCCGATTGTGGCCTGGAGAGCGGCTGGACCCGACCTGTATCTAGGCGTATCGTTCGCATCGAGGGGAGTCTGGGGAGACTCCCGGTGCGGCGTCCTGCACTTGGGCGCGCTCTCAGCCGCCAGGGGGGCGGCTGTATCACTCCGGGCACTGCCGGCGCAAGCCGATGCGAAGGCCCTAGTGACCATATGGGGGTGCGCTCCTTCCGTGGGAGGAGTTGCGATGCGTTACGCTCGCTGGTTTTCGAGGATAGTCAGCCTGTCCGTCGCGGTCTCGATGCTGGCCACAGGCGTCCCGATAGCACTCGCAACCACCCCAGGAATCGTCTCGGCTTCGACCGTCGAACCCACCACGCTCTCGCAGAACTATGTTCGTCTGACGGGCTCCGGCCCCAGCGGCAGTTCTGTGGCGGTATCGAAGCGCGGCTGGTCGAAGTCCCCGTATGTCGTTATCGCATCTTCATCGTCGGCGCTGGATCAGCTCGTTGCCGCACCGCTCGCAGGCGTGTACTCGGCTCCGCTGCTGCTGACCGACGGGAAGACCCTGTCGCGTTCAGTCAGTGGCGAGATCCGTCGGCTGGGCGCCAGAACCGCCCTCGTGGTAGGTGATACGAAACGCGTCCCGAAGAGCGTGACGACAGCACTCAAGAAGGCGGGAATCCGGACCACGAAGCGCCTGGGTGCGGCCAGCTCCTCAGCAACCGCACGTCTCGTCGCCGAGCAGATCCGCGCCCGGAGAGGAGCAGTCCCGGCGGTATTCGTCGTGAACGCCAAGTCCGTCGCGTGGGGAGCTGCGGCTGTTCCGATGGCGACGAAGTTCGGCATGCCGATTCTCTACTCGGGCACAGCGACCCTAGCCACCGACACTCGGCGCTTCCTCGAGGCTCGGAAACCGAACCAAGCGATTCTGATCGGCGGCCCGTCATCCATCACCACACCTCAGGCTGAGGCGATCAAGTCCGCTGCCGGCATCGACGATTCGAGAGTGATGCGGGTGTCGGGCACCAGCGTCTATGATTCGGCGGCTCAACTGGGCGAGATGGGATTCGCGCAGGGCTTGTCATACGCAAACACGGCTATAGCAGCTGCTTCGAACAACTCGGATCTCTACGTCGCGGCAACACTGGCGGCACGCAAGCGCGGCATGTTGATTCCGTCTGCAGGTTCAGCAGTTCCACAGTCCACCTATGACTTCATCGAGTCCCATTGTTCATCGATGAAATCGGTGTGGCTTGTCGGAAGCAGCAACTCGATTCCGAACGCACAGCTGTCCGACCTGAAGGAGGCAGGGCAGACCCTGTTCAAAGACGACGTGAAGGTCGTGAAGGAGGCGCTGAACAGCGATCTGGCCAGCATCTCACCGGACGCGCGGACGCTTTACTTCAACAGCGGCACGGACCTTTCCGGCATCGAGGTGGCGGACGTTCTGGTCTCGGGCCCGACGGATGCCGCGCCGTACGGCTACCTCAAGCGAGTGGTGAATATCGAGAGCGCGGGGGCTCTGGTATCCGTGGTCACAACGGCCGCAAACCTGGGAGATGTTATCAAGAAAGGTTCCCTCGACGTGAAGATGGGGGAAGCTGGAGAACTGGGTCGCTTGCCGGGTGCCTTCGCTGTCAAAGAGGCGCGGGTCGTGGATGATACACACGTCGATGTCGAGTTCTCTGGACTCGAGGCCATCAGTGGTGAGTCCTCGGATTCAGTAGCTGCGGGAGTGCCTGCGGGTCAGATCGGCGACCCGATGAAGACCAAGATCGGTTGGTCGCGCGGTGTTCCGCTCAATCAGGAGCTCTACAAGAGCACTGCTGCTCGCGTGTGGACTGAAGGCAATCTCACGGTCGGGATTCAGATCGCAGTCAACGCCAGCTGGGGTGTGACCTCATGGAGAACAGAGCGCGTCGGGTACCCCCAGCTCGTACGTTGGCACTGGTGGGGTCCGGAGTTTCGCCAAGCGTTCTACGAAACGCGCATTCCCACAGGATTCGGGCTGGAGAGCGCATCGTTCGTCACGCACTTCAATGAGGCCCTGAACCTCAAGATCCTGTGGACGGGCGCATGGACTATGGAGCGCACGAAGGACCTAGGGCGCATCAAACTGGCAAGTGCGGCCTTCCCAATCGGCTTCGTGCCGGTCGTCATAACGTTCGGCATGACTCCAACCGTCGGAGTCCAGGGCGCTTTGGGGGTGTCGGGCAGCGTTCAAGTCACCCAGAGCTTCAACGCAAGCGCTGGGTATGCTTGGCACTACGAGAGGGGCGGCACATCGCTTTCCTCGAGCACCAACAGCTGCAACTTCCAGCTCCCGACCGGGTCCCTGACCGGATACGCCAAGGGGTGGGCTGGCGTGCGCATGGACGCGATGTTCTACGACGTGGCGGGACCTTACGCGGAGCCTCGCGCGTTCCTGCGCCTAGACGGCAACTCGGCCTGGAGCCCAGCGTTCAAACTGCGCGCCGGGATCGAAATGACATGGGGAGGACAACTCGAATTCTTCGGAATGCGGAAGTCCTGGGGGTTCGGTCCTGCGACGCTGTGGTCAACGCTTCTGTACCCGCGGGTGAAAATATTCCGCTCAATGCCAGCGGGGGCAGCAGCAGCGTCGCCTGCCTTGCTACGCGCTCAGAACGCACCTGAAAGCCAGGCTGAGACCGTCACCATCGACCCGGCAACGGTGCAGCCAACGGACTTCTCACTGGAACCGACCGGCACGCAGGTGCTCGACGCGCAGCTCCTTCCCGACGCCCGTACTGTCCGACTCACGACGACCCCTCTCGTCCAAGGCGTAACTTACGCAGTGAACGTAGCTGACCTGCTCATTCTCGATGTGGAGGGTCAGCCCGTCGTAGCCTCTGGAGCTCCGTTCAGCCTGCGGGAGAGAGTCGCACCCACCACATCGCTCTCTGTTCCGCCACCCGATGGGCTGGAGGGCTGGTATCGAACTCCGCCGCTTGTAACGCTGGCGGCGGATGAGCCGGGCTTCACGAAGCTGGCGTGGGGCACGACGACCCCCACTGTCGACGGCCCGGGGTTCAGTGCAGGCACCACGACAACCGCCCCATCAGGGGAGAACCGCTTGTACTACTACTCAACCGATCTCGCGGGCAACAGCGAGCCGGTCAAGAGCGCACCGTTCAAAGTGGATCCGCTCGCACCCGTGAACCCGCCGTTTACTGCCGGGACCGCTGTTTCCTCTCCAACCAACGCCGCGTCAGTCAGCATGGGCTTCGCGGGGGCAATTGATGGCGCGTCAGGAGTCGCTGGTTACTCCACGTCGTGGACCTCGGGATCCGCGGGTTCTCCAGACGCCACGATAGACACAACGCTCACATCGACCACGCAGGCGCTGAGCGATGGATTCTGGTACTTCAATCTCCGAACCGTGGACAGAGCCGGCAACTGGTCTGCCGCGTCATCGATGGGCCCGTTCGTGATTGACCGAACACCGCCTACAGTGCTCTCCAGCGTTCCCCTAAATGATGCAACGGCCTCGAGCCTTCGCCAGCCGGTCAGTATCACCTTCTCTGAGGCCGTGGAGTTCGAGGACGGCGGGGTCTACGTGCAGTATCCCGATGGCCCGAACTGGCTGAACTACGCGGGTGCTGAGGCATACAATCCCGCGACTCGAACGTGGACCTGGATACCGGATGCCGACTACCCGAGCTGCGAGGTCAGGGTACTGATCGACGGAGTGCGTGACCCGGCGGGGAACTGGATGCCACCCACCACTTGGCGCTTCTGGGCCAACTGTGAGTAGCATCGTCAAGCCAACCGCTTGATAGACCCTTCGCTGCCAAATGCAGTTCCAAATAGTCATTGACATTGAGGACAGATACGCGAAGAGGGCCGCCCCAACTGCAGGGGCGACCCTCTTCCTTCATCGCTGCGGACAGCGACGCGTCACGTACTCGTCGGTGGACCGTCGCATGAGCAGGACCGTCCCTGCCGATGCGCCGCCGTCTAGGCGGTACCGGCCTCCGCTCGACTCGCGGTGGACCGGACTAGCGCAGCGATGGTGTGTTTACTCAACGCTAGATCACCTCCTCAGTCGGCGGTGCGCCCTATCGCGCCCTCGGGCGTGCGCCCGTGGCAAAGCGCGTAGCGACTAGCGTGCCGAGGAGTACCATGGAGCGCAAAGAATCTCCTCGCGCGAAAGGACCTCTCGTGCCCATCGTCCGCATCGATATCACGGGCCCACAGACACCCGAGCACGTCCACGCCATCTTGCGTGGGACGCGAGCCTCGATCACCTCCTCGCTCGGCGTGGCTGACGGTCGCATCCATCTGCGTGTTGTCGAGACTCCCGCAAGTCACGTCGATGCCCCAGCGTGCCGCACCGTGCGCTACACGGTCATCGACATCGCGCTGTACGAGGGCCGCACGCCCGAGCTCAAGGCCGCCTGCGTCGCGGCCATCCGCGCAGCGCTGGCCGCCGACCCGGGCATCGAGCCCTCTGAGGTCGCTGTGGCGTTTCGCGACATGAGCACGCTCGACCTCGACGTGCTGCCCGGCGAGGCCGACGAGTGAAGCCGCAGGGGGCGATTCGGCTCGCCGGTGAGACCTGGTACATCCCCGGGCTGACGAACTCCGGCTACACCGACGGCCTCGTGATCGACACGGGCGCCGAGTGCGAGCCGTACCGGGAAGCCACTCTCGACACGCTTGTCGTGACACACGGACACGCCGACCACTTCTCGACAGGCGCCGTCGTGCGAGGCCTGGGCGCGCGGGTGATAGCCGCACGCGACGACGCCCGGCTCGTGGAAAACCCCGAGGTGAACATTCGGGGCATGTTCTCGTGGGCTCGGCCGGGAGACCAGCTCATCAGCAAGCTGTTCATGGGCACGCCGTGCCCGGTGGATGGGCTCGCAGAAGAGTGGGCGGATGACCGCGCTCGCGTGGTTCCACTTGCGGGACACACGCTAGGGCACATCGGCGTGCTCACCGCAGACGGAGTGCTCTTCAGCGGCGACGCACTCTACCAGCGCGCTTTGTGGGAGCGCCACCCACTCCCCTACGCGATCGACCCGCACATGGTGGCGGAATCGGTTCGCCGCATCGATGCCCTCGACTTCGAAATCCTCGTGCCGGGACA
Proteins encoded in this region:
- a CDS encoding HepT-like ribonuclease domain-containing protein; this encodes MSGPRDDSLLLDDVVDAAERLISLGSRVPRGWLGQDRDVNEMILWNVVVLGEATKRMREQTRLRFSDVPWELLARTRDRIVHHYEGVDWHIMTLIACDEIPGLLPRLIEIRDTVRTEFDAQEPAR
- a CDS encoding AzlC family ABC transporter permease; translation: MSRRKHSAKAGVIDVAPILIGIVPFGLVAGAAVIHAGMGVTEAMAMSLFVNAGASQIVATTIFDAGAPLWVALATALIVNARMFIYSTSIAPVFADTPAWLRPILGHMLVDQNYASTMTKGRLRDDIDAVPYYVGAWIALASVWQVSNLAGALLGPLVPPEWGLEFAVPLVFLAMLAPALKDRTSVGVAVVTAVAAAVLVPLLPLQLGLVAALLAGMGYGAWRDIVKDGDGK
- a CDS encoding AzlD domain-containing protein, whose product is MTATAQFWVLIVVLAVGTWAMRSLPIMLHGRVPHPPWLERLLKHVPVAALTALVVPGALYVKDAAGAYAFSPARTVAAVVALLVALKTKNVLATLVVGMGVMWAMQAALGGG
- a CDS encoding ATP-binding protein, whose product is MYPRFARDRVQDALADTPAVLIHGPRQCGKTTLARAIGADLGHEYVTFDDDTVRRAADADPMGFVSRLPDRVILDEVQRVPQVFPALKFAIDRERTEGRFLLTGSANVLLVPTMTESLAGRMETVRLHPLAQCELRGVRSGFLAAAFHDGFAAVPRVERESLPELIVAGGFPPALARKSAPRRAAWYREYIDAIVQRDVRDLARVRSLDVLPRLIELLAGHTACLLNITELAGPFSVSRPTIREYVTLLERVFAVVETPAWHSSTMKRLIKAPKLHVADTGIVTSALGMGVPELADDRSRYGRILESFVANELMRMASFDDEPTRFSHWRDKDGYEVDVVLERGARLVGVEVKAAWTVRDSDFRGLRRLRDALGSRFACGIVLHDGEALVPFGDRLWAVPTSGLWNR
- a CDS encoding radical SAM protein, coding for MAHVRSLFFDGPLTEVEDKAQLAVQLGRPSEVIWNITNRCNLLCDHCYMAATGHAAPEQLTDEEAIAIVDQMVDSGVPVLFMSGGEPMMRKNFWEILEHARAGNMHVVVSTNATLIDREAAKRLKTLGVDWIATSLYGPPPFHDKMVGVPGTHAKVVEAIKILREEGVGVALKSAVSKDTLPFIPHIIAKAKELDCGLIYLCDLITSGRSEGEEDARVSVAQWKVIAEGIVDDMIDPDVTLEYDIGALPSMIPYLAQRFEARGMDVTKGLERLKIISACPVGKGHMNINSEGGIMPCQFAQDWVIGNIREMTLADAVKELFVFDAADAKGWCSDDECEYSRICRGCRTKAFHEFGDPLGVDTTCILKSRDSGEVEAPQDFDPSQSPASPCCAPGACG
- a CDS encoding flavodoxin domain-containing protein, whose product is MAKVLVVYATKCGTCGEIAEEVAKIIREAGAEVDVVRASKAPKLAGYDAVVLGTAIRMFKPLGEMRRFVSSRRSELTSKRVAVFSVGLAPKDDTPEAEAEATKFIAPLVEAVKPVIVAKFAGAIIPERLSFPFNRAAADPNGAMAAGDYRDWDAIRAWAVEAADALGVSSRGAGT
- a CDS encoding cell wall-binding repeat-containing protein gives rise to the protein MRYARWFSRIVSLSVAVSMLATGVPIALATTPGIVSASTVEPTTLSQNYVRLTGSGPSGSSVAVSKRGWSKSPYVVIASSSSALDQLVAAPLAGVYSAPLLLTDGKTLSRSVSGEIRRLGARTALVVGDTKRVPKSVTTALKKAGIRTTKRLGAASSSATARLVAEQIRARRGAVPAVFVVNAKSVAWGAAAVPMATKFGMPILYSGTATLATDTRRFLEARKPNQAILIGGPSSITTPQAEAIKSAAGIDDSRVMRVSGTSVYDSAAQLGEMGFAQGLSYANTAIAAASNNSDLYVAATLAARKRGMLIPSAGSAVPQSTYDFIESHCSSMKSVWLVGSSNSIPNAQLSDLKEAGQTLFKDDVKVVKEALNSDLASISPDARTLYFNSGTDLSGIEVADVLVSGPTDAAPYGYLKRVVNIESAGALVSVVTTAANLGDVIKKGSLDVKMGEAGELGRLPGAFAVKEARVVDDTHVDVEFSGLEAISGESSDSVAAGVPAGQIGDPMKTKIGWSRGVPLNQELYKSTAARVWTEGNLTVGIQIAVNASWGVTSWRTERVGYPQLVRWHWWGPEFRQAFYETRIPTGFGLESASFVTHFNEALNLKILWTGAWTMERTKDLGRIKLASAAFPIGFVPVVITFGMTPTVGVQGALGVSGSVQVTQSFNASAGYAWHYERGGTSLSSSTNSCNFQLPTGSLTGYAKGWAGVRMDAMFYDVAGPYAEPRAFLRLDGNSAWSPAFKLRAGIEMTWGGQLEFFGMRKSWGFGPATLWSTLLYPRVKIFRSMPAGAAAASPALLRAQNAPESQAETVTIDPATVQPTDFSLEPTGTQVLDAQLLPDARTVRLTTTPLVQGVTYAVNVADLLILDVEGQPVVASGAPFSLRERVAPTTSLSVPPPDGLEGWYRTPPLVTLAADEPGFTKLAWGTTTPTVDGPGFSAGTTTTAPSGENRLYYYSTDLAGNSEPVKSAPFKVDPLAPVNPPFTAGTAVSSPTNAASVSMGFAGAIDGASGVAGYSTSWTSGSAGSPDATIDTTLTSTTQALSDGFWYFNLRTVDRAGNWSAASSMGPFVIDRTPPTVLSSVPLNDATASSLRQPVSITFSEAVEFEDGGVYVQYPDGPNWLNYAGAEAYNPATRTWTWIPDADYPSCEVRVLIDGVRDPAGNWMPPTTWRFWANCE
- a CDS encoding tautomerase family protein yields the protein MPIVRIDITGPQTPEHVHAILRGTRASITSSLGVADGRIHLRVVETPASHVDAPACRTVRYTVIDIALYEGRTPELKAACVAAIRAALAADPGIEPSEVAVAFRDMSTLDLDVLPGEADE
- a CDS encoding MBL fold metallo-hydrolase, coding for MKPQGAIRLAGETWYIPGLTNSGYTDGLVIDTGAECEPYREATLDTLVVTHGHADHFSTGAVVRGLGARVIAARDDARLVENPEVNIRGMFSWARPGDQLISKLFMGTPCPVDGLAEEWADDRARVVPLAGHTLGHIGVLTADGVLFSGDALYQRALWERHPLPYAIDPHMVAESVRRIDALDFEILVPGHGVPCSKQEASEHIAHHIERITEIEHFLLAKLAQERTTEEAIALVSAKCGLSDNPAQYWLAVTTVKGFLGEMLGRGAIEFYVRDNVGWWRAKA